The sequence below is a genomic window from Candidatus Polarisedimenticolaceae bacterium.
CGGGCTCTCCGACAAGGCGAACAAGTTCTGGCTCCAGGACCTCAAGCGCAGCGCGATGAAGAAGGTCTTCCAGATGCAGCTCCGCCGGGAGCTCGCGAAGGCCCCGATCGCCAACGGCGCGGCGGCGTAACGGGCCGAAACTCGCGGGCATCCCAAGCGTCTCGTGGACGCCCGCATCCGCTCCGTCAACGTCGGCCGGCCCCGCAAGCTCGAGGCCCTGGGGCGCACCACGCGCACGTCCATCTTCAAGGAACCCGTCGACGGAGCGGTCGCCGTGCGCGCCGAGGGGCTCGACGGGGACCGACAGGCCGACCTTCGCGTCCACGGCGGCCCCACCAAGGCGGTCTACGGCTACCCCGTCGAGCACTACCCGCTCTGGGCCGCCGAGATGCCGGGCGAGCCCCTTCCCTGGGGCGCACTCGGGGAGAATCTCTCCCTGGAAGGGCTCCGCGAGGCGGAGGTCTTCGTCGGGGACGTCTATCGCGTCGGGACGGCCGAGCTGCGCGTCACCGAGCCGCGCCTGCCTTGCTTCAAGCTCGTGATGAAGTTCCGCCGGGAGTCGATGATCCCGAGGATGCTGGAGACACGGCGGACCGGGTTCTACTTCGGCGTCGTCCGGGAGGGCCGGATCGCCGCGGGGGACCGCATCGAGCTCGTCTCGCGGGACCCCGCGAGGCTGACCGTCGACGACGTCGTGCGGCTCACCGCGACCGATCCCGACGACGTCGAAACCTTGCGACGCGCGCTCGCCTGCGAGACCCTGCCCGAGGGCTGGAAGACGAAGTTCCGGCGCCGCCTCGAGGAGCTCTCGTGAACGCGACCTCGCTCGCCCACTACCGCCTCCTCGGTCGCTCGGGGCTGCGGGTCTCGCCGCTGACGCTCGGCACGATGACCTTCGGCGAGGACTGGGGGTGGGGCGCCGACCGGGAGACCTCCCGTCGCATCCTCGACCGGTACCTCGAGCGCGGCGGGAACTTCATCGACACCGCGAACCTCTACACGAACGGCACGAGCGAGAGTCTGCTGGGCGACTTCCTCGAAGGGCGCCGCGAGCAGGTCGTGCTCGCGACGAAGTTCACCCTGAGCATGCGGCGCGGCGACCCGAACGGCGGCGGGAACCAGCGCAAGAACCTCGTGCAGTCCCTGGAGGCGAGCCTGAGGCGCCTGCGCACCGACCGCATCGACCTCTACTGGGTGCACGCGTGGGACGGGATCACCCCCGTGGACGAGACGATGCGCGCCCTCGACGACGCCGTGCGCCTGGGGAAGATCCTCTACGTCGGCGTGTCGGACTACCCCGCGTGGAAGGTCGCGCAGGCGAACACCCTCGCGGAGCTTTCCGGGTGGACGCCCTTCCGCGCCCTCCAGGTCGAGTACTCCCTCGTCCAGCGCGACGTCGAGCGGGAGCTCGTCCCGATGGCCCGCGAGCTGGGGCTCGGGATCACGCCGTGGGCGCCGCTCGCCGGCGGCGTTCTCACCGGGAAATACACGACGGGCGGCGACTCCCAGCGCCGCGACCGGAACATGAACCTCCACCGCCTCGGCGAACGCACC
It includes:
- a CDS encoding aldo/keto reductase, with the translated sequence MNATSLAHYRLLGRSGLRVSPLTLGTMTFGEDWGWGADRETSRRILDRYLERGGNFIDTANLYTNGTSESLLGDFLEGRREQVVLATKFTLSMRRGDPNGGGNQRKNLVQSLEASLRRLRTDRIDLYWVHAWDGITPVDETMRALDDAVRLGKILYVGVSDYPAWKVAQANTLAELSGWTPFRALQVEYSLVQRDVERELVPMARELGLGITPWAPLAGGVLTGKYTTGGDSQRRDRNMNLHRLGERTDRIVRELLAIAGELGRSPAQVAIRWCLERPGVTSPILGARNVEQLEDNLGALAFTLSDDQRRRLDEASAIVLGWPHDFLAQPGVRENLAGGTNVVTE
- a CDS encoding MOSC domain-containing protein, whose amino-acid sequence is MDARIRSVNVGRPRKLEALGRTTRTSIFKEPVDGAVAVRAEGLDGDRQADLRVHGGPTKAVYGYPVEHYPLWAAEMPGEPLPWGALGENLSLEGLREAEVFVGDVYRVGTAELRVTEPRLPCFKLVMKFRRESMIPRMLETRRTGFYFGVVREGRIAAGDRIELVSRDPARLTVDDVVRLTATDPDDVETLRRALACETLPEGWKTKFRRRLEELS